The Mixta hanseatica genome includes a region encoding these proteins:
- the zupT gene encoding zinc transporter ZupT, with translation MSVPLLLTILAGAATFVGAFLGVIGQKPSNRMLAFALGFAAGIMLLISLMEMLPAALHTPGMSPLLGYGMFLLGLLGYFALDRLLPHQHPQDLMAPNQPPRSLRRTAILLTLGISLHNFPEGIATFVTASSDLELGLGIALAVAIHNIPEGLAVAGPMYAATGSKARALFWACISGMAEILGGVLAFWLLGPAISPVLIAAIMAAVAGIMVALSVDELMPLARDIDPHSNPSYGVLCGMTVMGFSLTLLQTSGIG, from the coding sequence ATGTCAGTTCCTTTACTGCTGACGATTTTGGCTGGCGCGGCAACGTTCGTTGGCGCGTTTTTAGGCGTGATAGGCCAGAAACCTTCCAACCGTATGCTGGCGTTTGCGCTGGGATTTGCGGCGGGCATTATGCTGCTCATTTCGCTGATGGAGATGCTGCCTGCTGCGTTACATACGCCGGGTATGTCGCCGTTGTTAGGCTACGGCATGTTTCTGCTGGGTCTGCTCGGTTATTTCGCGCTTGATCGTTTGCTGCCGCATCAGCATCCACAAGATTTGATGGCGCCCAACCAGCCGCCGCGCAGCCTACGGCGTACGGCGATTTTACTGACGCTGGGGATTAGTCTGCATAACTTCCCGGAAGGCATTGCGACTTTTGTTACCGCCAGCAGCGATCTGGAGCTGGGGCTGGGCATCGCCTTAGCGGTTGCGATTCATAATATCCCGGAAGGCCTGGCGGTTGCCGGTCCGATGTATGCCGCAACCGGGTCAAAAGCACGCGCGCTTTTCTGGGCCTGTATTTCCGGTATGGCGGAGATTTTGGGCGGCGTGTTGGCGTTCTGGTTGCTCGGCCCGGCGATTTCACCGGTGCTGATTGCAGCGATTATGGCAGCGGTAGCCGGTATTATGGTGGCGTTGTCCGTTGATGAGCTGATGCCGCTGGCGCGTGATATCGATCCACACAGTAATCCAAGCTATGGCGTTTTATGTGGCATGACGGTGATGGGTTTTAGTCTGACACTGCTACAAACCAGCGGGATAGGCTAA
- a CDS encoding cell wall hydrolase, with amino-acid sequence MLVQGAILCLAMNIYHEARGEPLKGQIAVASVTMNRANWDVTQICPVVYAPKQFSWTHLKKNAFSYPAKNDKSWQRAQQIAHQIVNGELSDVTNGATYYHNQTVTPAWRSAFSQTATIGNHIFYAKR; translated from the coding sequence ATGCTGGTTCAAGGTGCCATTCTTTGCCTGGCTATGAATATATATCATGAAGCGCGTGGGGAACCGCTAAAAGGACAGATAGCCGTAGCATCGGTAACAATGAATCGTGCTAACTGGGATGTGACACAAATTTGTCCGGTCGTTTACGCACCAAAACAGTTTTCATGGACTCACTTAAAGAAAAACGCATTCAGCTATCCAGCAAAAAATGATAAAAGCTGGCAGCGGGCACAACAGATAGCTCACCAGATTGTTAACGGCGAGCTTTCTGATGTGACTAATGGCGCAACCTACTATCACAATCAAACGGTCACGCCCGCCTGGCGCAGCGCATTTTCGCAAACCGCAACCATTGGCAACCATATCTTCTATGCAAAGCGATAA
- the ribB gene encoding 3,4-dihydroxy-2-butanone-4-phosphate synthase, with the protein MNQTLLSEFGTPEQRVERAIAALREGRGVMVLDDENRENEADMIFAAETMTVEQMALTIRHGSGIVCLCLTEQQRQLLDLPMMVENNTSSFGTGFTVTIEAAQGVTTGVSAQDRLTTIRTAIADNARPSDLNRPGHVFPLRARDGGVLTRGGHTEATIDLVSLAGFKPAGVLCELTNDDGTMAHAPEAIVFAKQHNMPLVTIEDLIAYRRSHETRQAS; encoded by the coding sequence ATGAATCAGACGCTACTTTCTGAATTTGGCACGCCGGAACAGCGTGTAGAACGCGCCATCGCCGCTTTACGCGAAGGTCGTGGTGTAATGGTCCTCGATGACGAAAATCGTGAAAACGAAGCAGATATGATTTTCGCGGCGGAAACCATGACCGTTGAACAAATGGCTTTAACCATTCGTCATGGCAGCGGCATCGTCTGTCTGTGTCTGACTGAGCAGCAGCGCCAGCTGCTGGATCTGCCGATGATGGTAGAGAACAATACCAGCTCTTTCGGCACCGGTTTTACCGTGACCATTGAGGCTGCGCAGGGCGTAACCACCGGCGTTTCCGCGCAGGATCGTCTGACCACTATTCGTACCGCCATCGCAGACAACGCCCGCCCCAGCGATCTCAATCGCCCGGGCCACGTTTTCCCTCTGCGTGCGCGTGACGGCGGCGTATTAACACGTGGCGGTCATACCGAAGCGACCATTGATCTGGTTTCGCTGGCAGGTTTTAAACCGGCTGGCGTGCTGTGTGAGCTGACCAATGACGACGGCACCATGGCCCACGCGCCAGAAGCGATCGTCTTCGCTAAACAGCATAATATGCCGCTGGTAACGATTGAAGATCTGATCGCTTACCGTCGCAGCCATGAGACGCGCCAGGCTAGCTAA
- the ubiK gene encoding ubiquinone biosynthesis accessory factor UbiK: MIDPKKIEQLARQVHEAMPKGIREFGDDVEKKIRQVLQAQLTRMDLVNREEFDVQTQVLLRTREKLAVLEQRLAALESQSGNTASATASSTPVTSTMQSSQTNTVTAPPTSPAATPASAAATPATPASPASDDAVKTEDPNR; the protein is encoded by the coding sequence ATGATTGACCCGAAAAAAATTGAACAACTTGCTCGTCAGGTACATGAAGCAATGCCGAAAGGCATTCGCGAATTTGGCGATGATGTTGAGAAGAAAATTCGCCAGGTCCTGCAGGCGCAGCTGACGCGTATGGACCTGGTAAACCGCGAAGAGTTTGATGTGCAGACGCAGGTACTGCTGCGCACCCGTGAAAAGCTCGCGGTGCTGGAACAGCGCCTGGCGGCCCTGGAAAGCCAAAGCGGAAATACGGCGTCCGCCACCGCGTCCAGCACGCCGGTAACCTCTACCATGCAGAGCTCGCAGACTAATACGGTCACCGCACCGCCGACATCGCCTGCTGCCACTCCGGCATCAGCGGCAGCGACTCCGGCCACCCCGGCATCGCCTGCTTCAGATGATGCGGTGAAAACAGAAGACCCTAACCGCTAA
- the hldE gene encoding bifunctional D-glycero-beta-D-manno-heptose-7-phosphate kinase/D-glycero-beta-D-manno-heptose 1-phosphate adenylyltransferase HldE: MKVTLPEFNRAEVLVVGDVMLDRYWYGPTSRISPEAPVPVVKVDNVEERPGGAANVAMNIAALGASSRLIGLTGIDDAARALGVSLQNVNVKCDFVALPTHPTITKLRVLSRNQQLIRLDFEEGFAGIDPEPLHQRIAAALPRSGALVLSDYAKGALASVQQMIQLARVANVPVLVDPKGTDFERYRGATLLTPNLSEFEAVVGKCQDEAQIVERGMQLVADYELSALLVTRSENGMTLLQPGKAPLHLPTQAQEVYDVTGAGDTVIGVLAASLASGDDLEAACFLANAAAGVVVGKLGTSTVSPVELENAIHARPESGFGIMDEAQLKDAVALARQRGEKVVMTNGVFDILHAGHVSYLSNARKLGDRLIVAVNSDASTRRLKGDSRPVNPLENRMIVLGALESVDWVVSFEEDTPQRLIAGVLPDLLVKGGDYKPEEIAGSEEVWANGGEVRVLNFEDGISTTNIIKRIRS; encoded by the coding sequence ATGAAAGTGACACTGCCCGAATTTAACCGTGCAGAAGTGCTGGTCGTCGGCGATGTGATGCTGGATCGCTACTGGTATGGCCCTACCAGCCGTATTTCGCCGGAAGCGCCGGTGCCGGTAGTGAAAGTGGACAATGTCGAAGAGCGTCCTGGCGGCGCGGCTAACGTGGCGATGAACATCGCTGCGCTGGGCGCATCGTCGCGTCTTATCGGCCTGACGGGCATTGATGACGCCGCCCGCGCGCTGGGCGTCAGCCTGCAAAACGTTAATGTAAAATGCGATTTTGTGGCGTTGCCAACGCACCCGACGATCACCAAACTGCGCGTGCTTTCCCGTAACCAACAGCTGATCCGTCTCGATTTTGAAGAGGGATTTGCCGGTATCGATCCTGAGCCGCTTCATCAGCGTATCGCCGCCGCGCTGCCGCGCTCCGGCGCGCTGGTGCTCTCTGATTACGCGAAAGGGGCGCTGGCCAGCGTACAGCAGATGATCCAGCTGGCGCGCGTGGCGAACGTGCCGGTGCTGGTGGATCCGAAAGGTACTGATTTTGAACGCTACCGTGGCGCAACGTTGCTGACCCCGAATCTCTCTGAGTTTGAGGCCGTGGTAGGTAAATGTCAGGATGAAGCGCAGATTGTTGAGCGTGGCATGCAACTGGTGGCGGACTATGAACTCTCGGCGCTGCTGGTAACCCGCTCTGAAAACGGCATGACGCTGCTGCAACCGGGCAAGGCTCCGCTGCATTTACCTACGCAGGCGCAGGAAGTTTATGACGTGACCGGCGCAGGCGATACCGTAATTGGCGTGCTGGCCGCCTCGCTGGCGTCTGGCGACGATCTGGAAGCGGCCTGTTTCCTCGCTAATGCGGCGGCAGGCGTGGTGGTCGGCAAACTGGGCACCTCAACCGTATCGCCGGTTGAACTGGAAAACGCTATCCATGCCCGTCCGGAAAGCGGCTTCGGCATTATGGATGAAGCGCAGCTGAAGGATGCGGTGGCGCTGGCGCGTCAGCGTGGCGAAAAAGTGGTGATGACCAATGGCGTTTTTGACATTCTGCACGCCGGTCATGTCTCTTATTTATCAAATGCCCGTAAGCTGGGCGATCGCCTGATTGTGGCGGTTAACAGCGATGCGTCAACCCGACGCCTGAAGGGCGACAGCCGTCCGGTCAATCCGCTGGAAAACCGTATGATTGTGCTGGGTGCGCTGGAATCGGTCGACTGGGTGGTCTCTTTTGAAGAGGATACCCCGCAACGACTGATCGCGGGCGTTCTGCCCGATCTGCTGGTAAAAGGCGGCGACTATAAACCGGAAGAGATTGCCGGTAGTGAAGAGGTCTGGGCTAACGGCGGAGAAGTGCGCGTGCTGAATTTTGAGGACGGTATTTCTACCACCAATATCATCAAGCGGATTCGTTCATAA
- the glnE gene encoding bifunctional [glutamate--ammonia ligase]-adenylyl-L-tyrosine phosphorylase/[glutamate--ammonia-ligase] adenylyltransferase, which translates to MLPTLTAPLPELLQQQAEKTAERLDCTLASLSLQQQALLAFSDFVADSLQQHPEWWQQLTEQTPQPDEWQCYADWLNQQLQTVTDETALMRQLRLFRRQMMVRIAWMQTTGESATQDTLQQLSVLAETLIVAARDWLWQACCNDFGTPCNAAGEPQPLLILGMGKLGGGELNFSSDIDLIFVWPENGSTRGGRRELDNAQFFTRLGQRLIKVLDQPTADGFVYRVDMRLRPFGDSGPLVMSFAALEDYYQEQGRDWERYAMVKARLMGNSDDRWSQELQQMLRPFIYRRYIDFSVIQSLRNMKGMIAREVRRRGLKDNIKLGAGGIRESEFIVQVFQLIRGGRERTLQQRALLPTLSAIEELHLLTQPQANALREAYLFLRRLENLLQSIADEQTQTLPTDALNQARLAWAMGFADWATLHQALENQMAQVRLIFNELIGEDTPDSAEEHENQGMTELWLDKLEQSDLQALLAHLEESARQHLARTLQAFRQDVDKRTIGPRGRLALDQLMPRLLHEVCIRADADITLQRLIPLLLGVVTRTTYLELLTESPGALKQLIRLCAASPMIASQLARYPLLLDELLDPATLYQPTATDAYRDELRQYLLRIPEDDEEQQLEALRQFKQVQQLRIAAADIAGTLPVMKVSDHLTWLAEAIIQAVVQQAWNMMTQRYGRPSHLQQGDRGFAVVGYGKLGGWELGYSSDLDLVFLHNCPPDAVTDGERAIDGRQFYLRLAQRVMHLFSTRTSSGILYEVDARLRPSGSAGMLVSTLDAFEEYQRNDAWTWEHQALVRARIVYGEPALSQRFDAIRRHILCLPRDAATLQTEVREMREKMYAHLSHKHKGRWDIKADEGGITDIEFITQYLLLCYAAQEPKLTAWSDNVRILELLARHRKISQQEADALTQAYVTLRDELHHLALQEQAGHVAMALFMRERQEVQASWQRWLQTMPAER; encoded by the coding sequence ATGCTGCCAACCTTAACCGCACCGCTGCCCGAACTGTTGCAGCAACAGGCAGAGAAAACGGCGGAGCGGCTGGATTGTACGCTTGCGTCACTAAGCCTGCAGCAGCAGGCCCTGCTGGCCTTCAGTGATTTTGTTGCCGATAGCCTGCAACAGCATCCGGAGTGGTGGCAGCAGCTAACGGAACAGACCCCGCAACCGGATGAATGGCAATGCTATGCCGACTGGCTCAACCAACAGCTGCAAACGGTAACGGATGAAACGGCGTTAATGCGTCAGCTGCGTCTGTTCCGGCGGCAGATGATGGTACGTATCGCCTGGATGCAGACCACGGGGGAAAGCGCTACCCAGGATACTCTCCAGCAGCTAAGCGTGCTGGCCGAAACCTTGATTGTCGCCGCGCGAGACTGGCTGTGGCAGGCCTGTTGTAACGATTTCGGTACCCCGTGCAACGCCGCAGGTGAGCCGCAGCCGCTGCTGATTCTCGGTATGGGCAAGTTAGGCGGCGGCGAGCTGAATTTCTCTTCTGATATCGATCTAATTTTTGTTTGGCCGGAAAACGGCTCGACCCGCGGCGGACGACGCGAGCTGGATAATGCGCAATTTTTCACCCGGCTGGGGCAACGGTTGATCAAAGTGCTCGACCAGCCGACGGCGGATGGCTTTGTTTATCGCGTCGATATGCGGCTGCGTCCTTTCGGCGACAGCGGGCCGCTGGTGATGAGCTTTGCGGCGCTGGAAGATTATTATCAGGAGCAGGGACGCGACTGGGAGCGTTATGCGATGGTGAAGGCGCGTCTGATGGGCAACAGCGACGATCGCTGGAGCCAGGAGCTGCAGCAGATGCTGCGGCCCTTTATTTATCGCCGCTACATTGATTTCAGCGTTATTCAGTCGCTGCGCAATATGAAAGGCATGATTGCGCGTGAAGTTCGACGACGCGGCCTGAAAGATAATATCAAACTGGGTGCTGGCGGGATTCGTGAAAGCGAGTTTATTGTGCAGGTGTTCCAGCTTATTCGCGGCGGGCGCGAGCGCACGCTTCAACAGCGCGCGCTATTGCCAACGCTCTCCGCCATTGAAGAGCTACATCTATTGACGCAGCCGCAGGCTAATGCGCTGCGCGAAGCCTACCTGTTTTTGCGCCGTTTAGAGAACCTGTTACAGAGCATCGCCGATGAACAAACGCAAACGCTGCCGACGGATGCGTTAAATCAGGCGCGCCTCGCCTGGGCGATGGGGTTTGCCGACTGGGCGACGCTACATCAGGCGCTGGAAAACCAGATGGCGCAGGTGCGGCTGATTTTTAACGAGCTGATCGGCGAGGATACGCCGGATAGTGCGGAAGAACACGAAAACCAGGGCATGACCGAGCTGTGGCTTGATAAGCTTGAGCAAAGCGATCTGCAGGCTCTGCTGGCGCATCTTGAGGAGTCGGCCCGTCAGCATCTTGCGCGTACGCTGCAGGCGTTTCGTCAGGATGTGGATAAACGCACTATTGGTCCGCGCGGTCGGCTGGCGCTCGATCAGCTGATGCCGCGTTTGTTGCATGAAGTCTGCATTCGCGCCGATGCGGATATCACGCTACAGCGTTTGATTCCCTTACTGCTGGGCGTGGTAACGCGCACCACCTATCTTGAACTGTTAACGGAATCCCCCGGCGCGCTGAAGCAGCTTATTCGGTTGTGCGCCGCCTCGCCGATGATCGCCAGCCAGCTGGCGCGCTATCCGCTGTTGCTGGATGAGCTGCTCGATCCCGCCACGCTGTATCAGCCCACCGCAACGGATGCCTACCGTGATGAGCTGCGCCAGTATCTGCTGCGTATCCCTGAAGATGATGAAGAGCAACAGCTGGAAGCGCTGCGCCAGTTTAAGCAGGTACAGCAGTTGCGTATCGCCGCGGCGGATATCGCGGGCACGCTGCCGGTGATGAAAGTAAGCGATCACCTCACCTGGCTGGCCGAAGCAATTATTCAGGCTGTTGTGCAGCAGGCCTGGAATATGATGACGCAGCGCTACGGCAGACCATCGCATCTGCAGCAGGGCGATCGCGGCTTTGCCGTAGTCGGCTATGGCAAGCTGGGCGGCTGGGAACTGGGTTACAGCTCCGATCTCGATCTGGTTTTTTTGCATAACTGTCCGCCTGATGCGGTGACCGATGGCGAACGCGCTATCGACGGCCGCCAGTTTTATTTACGCCTGGCGCAGCGGGTGATGCACCTGTTCAGCACCCGTACCTCATCCGGGATTCTGTATGAAGTGGATGCGCGCTTGCGGCCTTCCGGCTCGGCCGGAATGCTGGTCAGCACGCTGGACGCGTTTGAGGAGTATCAGCGTAACGATGCCTGGACCTGGGAGCATCAGGCACTGGTCAGGGCGCGAATCGTTTATGGCGAGCCGGCGCTCAGCCAGCGCTTTGACGCGATCCGCCGCCACATCCTCTGCTTACCGCGCGATGCCGCAACGCTGCAAACCGAAGTGCGCGAAATGCGCGAAAAAATGTATGCTCATCTGAGCCATAAACACAAAGGCCGCTGGGATATTAAAGCGGATGAGGGCGGCATTACCGATATTGAATTTATTACTCAATATCTGCTGCTGTGTTATGCGGCGCAGGAGCCTAAGCTAACGGCATGGTCAGATAACGTACGCATCCTCGAACTGCTGGCCCGGCACCGCAAAATATCCCAACAGGAAGCGGATGCCTTGACGCAGGCCTACGTTACGCTGCGCGACGAGTTGCATCATCTGGCGCTGCAGGAGCAGGCCGGGCACGTGGCGATGGCGTTGTTTATGCGTGAGCGGCAGGAGGTGCAGGCGAGCTGGCAGCGCTGGCTGCAAACTATGCCAGCGGAGCGCTAA
- a CDS encoding inorganic triphosphatase, which yields MTIEIELKFIATPQAAERLGSQLAAFPHQYSAPLALTNIYYETPDNQLRRWDMGLRIRGIGASWEMTLKAAGQSMGGLHQRPEYNVELTQPELDIARLPAEIWPEGCDLNALQQQLKPLFTTHFNRERWLVTWGNSQIEVALDRGEVSAGEFSEPLQEIELELKQGELADVLALAAELGKAEGLRLGSLSKAARGYWLAQGKPQQSVRPLPILQFKPKSTVEEGMQAALTLALKQWQYHEELWLRGEPAARDAILEALEAVRQTFSLFGALVPRKASSALRQKLTDLIETLENESPTAQALCYSPRWLDAQLTFSGWLINAGWRPFIDQKNADRLQGSFKRFADIMLGRVAADLKETFMTIRQHNEYLDKLTRLSRQLLAVRLLAGAYPQQDVESWLLSWQQLAQAIHAGHYHQLDMLCRQALKQPAFWLNGNI from the coding sequence ATGACCATTGAAATCGAGTTAAAGTTCATTGCCACGCCGCAGGCGGCAGAAAGACTGGGTAGCCAACTGGCGGCCTTTCCCCATCAATACAGCGCGCCGCTGGCGTTGACTAACATCTATTATGAGACGCCGGATAACCAGCTGCGCCGCTGGGATATGGGCCTGCGCATCCGCGGCATCGGCGCATCCTGGGAAATGACGCTGAAAGCTGCCGGGCAGAGCATGGGCGGCCTGCATCAGCGCCCGGAATATAACGTTGAGTTAACCCAACCCGAGCTGGACATCGCGCGTCTTCCTGCCGAGATTTGGCCTGAAGGTTGCGATCTGAACGCCTTACAGCAACAGCTTAAGCCGCTGTTTACTACCCATTTCAATCGTGAGCGCTGGCTGGTTACCTGGGGCAACAGTCAGATAGAAGTGGCTCTGGATCGCGGGGAGGTAAGCGCTGGCGAATTCAGCGAGCCGCTTCAGGAGATCGAACTGGAGCTGAAGCAGGGCGAGCTGGCTGATGTGCTGGCGCTTGCCGCTGAATTAGGCAAAGCAGAAGGGTTACGTCTCGGCAGCCTGAGCAAAGCGGCGCGCGGTTATTGGCTGGCACAGGGGAAACCGCAACAGTCGGTGCGCCCGCTGCCGATCCTGCAATTCAAACCCAAATCCACCGTGGAAGAGGGGATGCAGGCGGCATTAACCCTGGCGCTTAAGCAATGGCAATACCACGAAGAGCTTTGGTTGCGCGGTGAGCCCGCGGCGCGCGACGCGATTCTGGAAGCGCTGGAAGCGGTACGCCAGACCTTTTCCCTGTTCGGCGCGCTGGTGCCGCGTAAAGCCAGCAGCGCGCTACGGCAAAAGTTAACCGACCTGATTGAAACGCTGGAAAATGAGTCGCCGACAGCGCAAGCATTATGTTACAGCCCGCGCTGGCTGGATGCTCAGCTTACCTTTTCCGGCTGGTTGATTAACGCGGGCTGGCGTCCTTTTATCGATCAGAAGAATGCCGACCGGCTCCAGGGTTCTTTTAAGCGCTTCGCTGATATTATGCTGGGGCGCGTGGCCGCCGATCTGAAGGAAACCTTCATGACGATACGCCAGCATAACGAGTATCTGGATAAACTGACGCGTCTGTCACGTCAGCTGTTGGCCGTTCGCCTGCTGGCTGGGGCTTATCCGCAGCAGGATGTAGAAAGCTGGCTGTTGTCCTGGCAGCAACTGGCGCAGGCCATTCACGCGGGCCATTATCACCAGCTGGATATGCTGTGCCGCCAGGCGCTTAAGCAGCCGGCATTTTGGCTTAACGGCAATATCTGA
- a CDS encoding TIGR04211 family SH3 domain-containing protein: MKKSHFIGLTLLAFSVTVPAHAEEKRYISDELSTWVRSGPGDQYRLVGKLNAGEQVTLLQTNNATQYGQIRDAEGKTNWIPLAQLSIEPSLRTRVPQLEQQVKDLTDKLANIDGSWNQRTADMQKKVAASDTVINGLKDENQQLRNQLIVAQKKVNAANVQLDDKQRTIIMQWFMYGGGVAGVGLLLGLLLPHMIPRRKQNNRWMN, encoded by the coding sequence ATGAAAAAATCACACTTTATTGGCCTGACTTTGCTGGCTTTCAGCGTTACTGTCCCCGCCCACGCCGAAGAGAAACGGTATATCTCCGATGAATTATCCACCTGGGTTCGTAGCGGCCCGGGCGATCAGTATCGCCTGGTCGGCAAACTGAACGCGGGCGAGCAGGTCACGCTGCTGCAAACCAATAATGCTACCCAGTATGGCCAGATCCGCGATGCGGAAGGTAAAACCAACTGGATCCCGCTGGCGCAGCTGAGTATCGAACCCAGCCTGCGTACGCGCGTACCGCAGCTTGAACAGCAGGTGAAAGATCTGACCGATAAGCTGGCTAATATCGACGGTAGCTGGAACCAGCGCACGGCGGATATGCAGAAAAAAGTGGCGGCCAGCGATACCGTGATTAACGGTCTGAAGGATGAAAATCAGCAGCTACGCAACCAGCTGATCGTGGCGCAGAAAAAGGTCAATGCCGCCAATGTGCAGCTTGATGACAAACAGCGCACCATTATTATGCAGTGGTTTATGTATGGCGGCGGCGTCGCGGGCGTGGGCTTACTGTTGGGCCTGTTGCTGCCGCATATGATCCCACGGCGCAAGCAGAATAATCGCTGGATGAACTAA
- a CDS encoding multifunctional CCA addition/repair protein gives MKTYLVGGAVRDGLLKLPVKDKDWVVVGATPEMMLEQGYQQVGRDFPVFLHPDSREEYALARTERKSGSGYTGFVTWFAPDVTLEQDLQRRDLTINAIAQDENGQYIDPYQGRADLEKRLLRHVSAAFIEDPLRVLRVARFAARYAHLSFRIADETLALMREMTADGELTHLTAERVWKETENALCTPNPHVYFQVLRDCGALAVLFPEIDRLFGVPAPAKWHPEIDTGIHTLMTVAIAAQLTPEVDVRFATLCHDVGKGLTPPEKWPSHPGHGLAGVPLVEDICRRLRVPNAIRDLSMLVAEFHDVVHTIEKQTAERLVALFDRMDAWRKPQRVNQLAQTSEADARGRAGWENNDYPQGRYLNEAFRIVQAVSTKEVVEAGFQGLQVREELTRRRIVALEQWQKNQQRPL, from the coding sequence GTGAAAACATACCTTGTCGGTGGCGCGGTTCGCGATGGTTTGCTGAAGCTGCCGGTCAAAGACAAAGATTGGGTCGTGGTGGGCGCTACGCCTGAAATGATGCTGGAGCAGGGATATCAGCAGGTAGGGCGCGATTTTCCGGTCTTTCTGCATCCTGACAGCCGGGAAGAATATGCCCTGGCGCGCACCGAACGTAAATCAGGCAGCGGCTATACCGGCTTTGTCACCTGGTTCGCGCCAGATGTTACGTTGGAGCAGGATCTGCAACGGCGCGATCTGACCATTAACGCCATCGCGCAGGATGAAAACGGCCAGTATATCGATCCTTATCAGGGCCGCGCAGACCTGGAAAAACGCCTGCTGCGCCATGTCTCCGCCGCCTTTATTGAAGATCCGCTGCGGGTGTTGCGCGTTGCGCGCTTTGCCGCCCGCTATGCGCACTTAAGCTTTCGTATCGCCGATGAAACCCTGGCCTTGATGCGTGAGATGACCGCCGACGGCGAGCTGACCCATTTAACCGCCGAGCGCGTCTGGAAAGAGACGGAAAATGCCTTATGCACGCCGAATCCGCATGTCTATTTCCAGGTATTACGCGACTGCGGCGCGCTGGCCGTTCTGTTTCCGGAAATCGATCGGCTGTTTGGCGTACCGGCGCCGGCCAAATGGCATCCGGAAATTGATACCGGCATTCATACGCTGATGACCGTCGCTATCGCCGCTCAGCTGACGCCGGAAGTAGATGTGCGCTTCGCTACGCTTTGTCATGATGTTGGCAAAGGACTTACGCCGCCGGAAAAATGGCCCAGCCATCCAGGCCACGGCCTCGCCGGCGTGCCGCTGGTGGAAGATATCTGCCGTCGTCTGCGCGTGCCGAACGCTATCCGCGATCTGTCGATGCTGGTGGCGGAGTTTCACGATGTGGTGCATACCATTGAAAAACAGACCGCAGAGCGGCTGGTGGCTCTGTTCGATCGTATGGATGCCTGGCGTAAGCCGCAGCGCGTTAACCAGCTGGCGCAAACCAGCGAGGCGGATGCGCGTGGACGTGCCGGATGGGAAAACAATGATTATCCACAGGGACGCTATCTGAACGAGGCATTTCGCATTGTTCAGGCGGTTTCGACCAAAGAGGTCGTGGAGGCCGGGTTCCAGGGGCTGCAGGTGCGTGAGGAGTTGACCCGTCGCCGCATCGTGGCGCTGGAGCAGTGGCAAAAAAATCAGCAACGCCCGCTTTAA
- the bacA gene encoding undecaprenyl-diphosphate phosphatase has product MADIHQLWVAAILGIVEGLTEFLPVSSTGHMIIVGHLLGFEGDKAETFEVVIQLGSILAVVFMFWRRLFGLIGIHFGEVKHEGVGTGHLTLIHILLGMVPAVAIGLIFHDQIKTLFNPINVMYALIVGGVLLLAAEFFKPKQPKAAGIDDITYLQAFMIGCFQCLALWPGFSRSGATISGGMLMGVSRYAASEFSFILAVPMMMGATALDLYKSMGFLTLDDLPMFAVGFVTAFIVALLAIKLFLHIIKRISFVPFAIYRFIVAAAVYMVFV; this is encoded by the coding sequence ATGGCAGATATTCATCAGCTTTGGGTGGCTGCAATCCTTGGCATTGTTGAAGGATTGACGGAGTTTCTCCCAGTTTCATCCACCGGGCATATGATCATTGTTGGACATCTGCTGGGTTTTGAAGGAGATAAAGCAGAAACCTTTGAGGTTGTTATTCAGCTTGGCTCCATTCTTGCCGTAGTCTTTATGTTCTGGCGGCGGCTGTTCGGCTTAATCGGCATCCATTTCGGCGAAGTTAAGCATGAAGGCGTGGGAACCGGGCATCTCACACTGATCCATATCCTGCTGGGCATGGTGCCGGCAGTGGCGATCGGCCTGATCTTTCACGATCAAATCAAAACGCTGTTTAACCCGATCAACGTGATGTATGCGTTAATTGTCGGCGGCGTGCTGCTGCTGGCGGCGGAGTTCTTTAAGCCGAAACAGCCAAAAGCGGCAGGTATCGATGATATTACTTATCTGCAGGCGTTTATGATCGGTTGCTTTCAGTGTCTTGCTCTGTGGCCGGGCTTTTCCCGTTCGGGCGCGACTATTTCCGGCGGGATGCTAATGGGCGTGAGTCGCTATGCGGCTTCTGAGTTCTCTTTTATTCTTGCCGTTCCGATGATGATGGGCGCTACCGCGCTGGATCTGTATAAAAGTATGGGTTTCCTGACGCTGGACGATCTGCCAATGTTCGCAGTAGGCTTTGTCACCGCCTTTATCGTGGCGCTGCTGGCTATTAAGCTGTTCCTGCATATCATCAAACGTATCTCTTTCGTGCCTTTCGCCATCTACCGTTTTATCGTCGCGGCGGCGGTTTATATGGTGTTTGTATAA